Proteins encoded together in one Etheostoma cragini isolate CJK2018 chromosome 11, CSU_Ecrag_1.0, whole genome shotgun sequence window:
- the LOC117953237 gene encoding tubulin alpha chain-like — MRECISIHVGQAGVQMGNTCWELYCLEHGIQPDGQMPDCKPVGGHDDSFTTFFSDTGAGKYVPRAIFVDLEPTVIDEVRTGTYRQLFHPEQLISGKEDAANNYARGHYTIGKEIIDSVLDRIRKLADQCTGLQGFLVFHSFGGGTGSGFTSLLMERLSVDFGKKSKLEFAVYPAPQISTAVVEPYNSILTTHTTLEHSDCAFMVDNEAIYDICRRNLDIERPSYTNLNRLISQIVSSITASLRFDGALNVDLTEFQTNLVPYPRIHFPLGMEEGEFSEAREDMAALEKDYEEVGIDSFDEEEEGEEY, encoded by the exons CGTGAATGCATCTCTATTCACGTAGGCCAGGCTGGGGTCCAGATGGGCAACACCTGCTGGGAGCTTTACTGTCTGGAACACGGCATCCAGCCAGACGGCCAGATGCCGGACTGCAAGCCAGTAGGAGGCCACGACGACTCCTTCACCACCTTCTTCAGTGATACTGGGGCCGGGAAGTACGTCCCTAGAGCGATCTTTGTTGACCTGGAACCCACTGTCATTG ATGAGGTGCGCACAGGAACGTACCGTCAACTATTTCACCCAGAACAGCTGATCTCAGGAAAAGAAGATGCAGCCAACAACTACGCCCGTGGACACTACACTATTGGCAAAGAGATCATTGACTCTGTACTAGACAGAATCCGCAAATTG GCTGATCAGTGCACGGGTCTCCAAGGCTTCCTGGTCTTTCACTCTTTTGGTGGAGGCACTGGCTCAGGTTTCACCTCCCTGCTAATGGAGAGACTCTCTGTTGACTTTGGCAAAAAGTCTAAGCTTGAGTTTGCCGTCTACCCGGCTCCCCAGATTTCCACAGCTGTAGTAGAGCCTTACAACTCCATCCTGACCACCCACACCACCCTGGAGCACTCCGACTGTGCCTTCATGGTGGACAACGAGGCCATCTACGACATCTGCCGCAGGAACCTCGATATTGAACGCCCGTCATACACCAACCTGAACAGGCTCATCAGCCAGATTGTCTCATCCATCACTGCCTCACTTCGTTTTGATGGAGCCCTGAATGTTGACCTGACAGAGTTTCAGACCAACTTGGTGCCTTACCCTCGTATCCACTTCCCTCTG GGCATGGAGGAGGGAGAGTTCTCAGAGGCCAGAGAAGATATGGCTGCCCTGGAGAAGGATTATGAAGAGGTTGGGATTGACTCCTTTGacgaagaagaggaaggagaggaataTTAG